The Streptococcus mitis genomic sequence CATTATTCGGTAATCCCATAGAGTTGATAGAACCAAGTGGAACATCTTGATAGCGTGGTTCAGGATTTCCCTGACGAAAGTCCAAGGTCGCAGTCTTGGTCACAAAAGTACCTGCTGCTGAGTTTTTGACCTCTTCTAACTCCACTATCGTCATACAAGCCACACCTGCTGCATTCATCAAACAATTGTCAAATTCAAAACCAGCAATTTGTGTTTTCGTTGATACCATGATTCTAATCCTCCAGATTCCTTTTATTGCTAATATTATACCATATTTTCACAATTTCTCTTTGAGAAAGATATTTCAAAGAAAAAGGTTCGTATTTTATGAATTAAAGAAAAATCTGGAACTAAATTGATAGAATTTTTAGAAAATTTTTGTTTTTCTCTTTACAGTTAAAAAAAATTCTGCTATAATGACACACATAATTAAATTAGAATTTAAGGAGAACGATATGACATCTGCTAAAGAATATATCCAAAGCGTGTTTGAAACTGTAAAAGCTCGTAACGGGCATGAGGCTGAATTCCTCCAAGCTGTTGAAGAATTTTTCAACACTTTGGAACCTGTATTTGAAAAACACCCTGAGTATATCGAAGAAAATATCTTGGCACGTATTACTGAGCCAGAGCGCGTGATTTCTTTCCGTGTTCCTTGGGTTGACCGTGATGGAAAAATTCAAGTAAACCGTGGTTACCGTGTTCAATTCAACTCAGCTGTTGGACCATACAAAGGCGGACTTCGTTTCCACCCAACTGTAAACCAAGGGATTTTGAAATTCCTCGGATTTGAACAAATCTTTAAAAACGTTTTGACTGGACTTCCTATCGGTGGAGGTAAAGGTGGATCAGACTTCGATCCTAAAGGTAAAACAGATGCTGAAGTGATGCGCTTCTGTCAAAGCTTCATGACTGAATTGCAAAAACACATCGGACCATCACTTGACGTACCTGCTGGTGATATCGGTGTTGGTGGACGTGAGATTGGTTACCTTTATGGTCAATACAAACGCCTTAACCAATTTGATGCTGGTGTCTTGACTGGTAAACCTCTTGGATTTGGTGGTAGCTTGATTCGTCCAGAAGCAACTGGTTACGGTTTGGTTTACTACACTGAAGAAATGCTTAAAGCTAACGGCAACAGCTTTGCTGGTAAGAAAGTGGTTATTTCAGGTTCTGGTAACGTTGCTCAATACGCTCTTCAAAAAGCGACTGAACTCGGTGCAACTGTTATCTCTGTTTCTGACTCAAATGGTTATGTCATCGATGAAAATGGTATCGACTTCGATCTTTTAGTAGATGTTAAAGAAAAACGTCGTGCTCGCTTGACTGAGTATGCCGCTGAAAAAGCAACTGCAAGCTACCACGAAGGTTCTGTATGGAC encodes the following:
- the gdhA gene encoding NADP-specific glutamate dehydrogenase, with protein sequence MTSAKEYIQSVFETVKARNGHEAEFLQAVEEFFNTLEPVFEKHPEYIEENILARITEPERVISFRVPWVDRDGKIQVNRGYRVQFNSAVGPYKGGLRFHPTVNQGILKFLGFEQIFKNVLTGLPIGGGKGGSDFDPKGKTDAEVMRFCQSFMTELQKHIGPSLDVPAGDIGVGGREIGYLYGQYKRLNQFDAGVLTGKPLGFGGSLIRPEATGYGLVYYTEEMLKANGNSFAGKKVVISGSGNVAQYALQKATELGATVISVSDSNGYVIDENGIDFDLLVDVKEKRRARLTEYAAEKATASYHEGSVWTYSGNYDIALPCATQNEINGEAAKRLVAQGVICVSEGANMPSDLDAIKVYKENGIFYGPAKAANAGGVAVSALEMSQNSLRLSWTREEVDGRLKDIMTNIFNTAKTTSETYGLDKDYLAGANIAAFENVANAMIAQGIV